A genomic window from Flavobacterium azooxidireducens includes:
- a CDS encoding DUF6146 family protein, with translation MKNGVIIFFLCYLIYACSSGKQVSSTSQNEIASTTSDTVRIANDELEYEIIIIEPGFNSWLLSRAMPRNFHSQTYMESRNRIWVIEYNNRVMQPQRFNPNLYEMQIDYRNGIDYGYEVNYMLFNYLVYFQQTYKQQLGGFSARI, from the coding sequence ATGAAAAACGGAGTTATTATATTCTTCTTATGTTATTTAATTTACGCTTGTTCGAGTGGTAAACAAGTTTCTTCTACTTCTCAAAATGAAATAGCATCTACAACTTCTGATACAGTGAGAATAGCCAATGACGAGTTGGAATATGAAATAATCATTATTGAGCCCGGCTTTAATTCTTGGTTGTTAAGTCGTGCCATGCCAAGAAATTTTCATTCTCAAACCTACATGGAATCAAGAAATCGTATTTGGGTGATTGAATATAACAATAGAGTAATGCAACCACAGCGTTTTAATCCAAATCTATATGAAATGCAAATTGATTACCGAAATGGTATTGATTATGGTTACGAAGTAAACTATATGCTTTTTAATTATTTGGTCTATTTTCA